Proteins encoded together in one Pseudoxanthobacter soli DSM 19599 window:
- a CDS encoding HupE/UreJ family protein, producing the protein MKHRIPALAALAAAFAVLPSIASAHTGVGDTSGFLHGMEHPVTGLDHILAMVTVGILAYQIGGRALWLVPLTFVVVMAFGGALGVFGIAVPFVELGIALSVIVLGAVVALGVKAPTAVAMALVGFFAIFHGHAHGVEMPENAGGIAYGLGFMLATAALHIAGLGLGYLIARFGDRYSPAAVRFAGGMVAVAGVGLLTGLI; encoded by the coding sequence ATGAAACATCGCATCCCGGCGCTGGCAGCCCTGGCGGCTGCCTTTGCCGTCCTGCCCTCGATCGCGTCAGCTCATACCGGCGTCGGCGACACCAGCGGCTTCCTGCACGGCATGGAACATCCGGTGACAGGGCTCGACCACATCCTGGCGATGGTCACGGTCGGCATTCTCGCCTACCAGATCGGCGGTCGCGCCCTGTGGCTGGTTCCTCTCACCTTCGTGGTGGTGATGGCCTTCGGTGGCGCGCTCGGCGTGTTCGGCATCGCCGTTCCGTTCGTGGAACTCGGCATCGCGCTTTCGGTCATCGTGCTCGGGGCGGTCGTTGCCCTCGGCGTCAAGGCGCCGACTGCGGTGGCGATGGCGCTCGTCGGCTTCTTTGCCATCTTCCACGGCCATGCCCACGGCGTCGAAATGCCGGAGAATGCCGGTGGCATCGCCTACGGCCTCGGCTTCATGCTGGCGACGGCGGCGCTCCATATCGCCGGCCTCGGCCTCGGCTACCTGATCGCTCGCTTCGGCGACCGCTACAGCCCCGCTGCCGTGCGCTTCGCCGGCGGCATGGTCGCGGTGGCCGGCGTCGGCCTTCTGACCGGCCTGATCTGA
- a CDS encoding ribonucleotide-diphosphate reductase subunit beta has product MLDWSDTIVAPNSGRAVHPAFGRAGAYPADTCTEVTGLGVIERGAARVTVDEKRMINARADVNQILPLKYKWAWEKYLAGCNNHWMPTEVSMQADIALWKARDGLTEDERRMVKRNLGFFAASESLVANNIVLAIYRHLTNPECRQYLLRQAFEEAVHTHTFQYIVESLGLDEGELFNMYREVPSITDKAAWALNYTRHLDDPAFKTGTPDADQDFLRDLVAFYVVFEGMWFYTGFAQILSLGRRNKMVGIAEQYQYILRDESIHLNFGIDVINQIKAENPHLWTRTFQDEIRGMLKDAADLEAAYGRDTMPRGFLGLNAASCEDYMHFIANRRCAQLGLSPVFAEAGNPFPWMSEAMDLKKEKNFFETRVIEYQSGGALAWD; this is encoded by the coding sequence ATGCTCGACTGGTCAGACACCATCGTCGCACCCAATTCCGGCCGTGCAGTCCATCCCGCCTTCGGTCGCGCAGGCGCATATCCCGCCGACACGTGCACCGAGGTCACCGGGCTCGGCGTGATCGAACGCGGCGCCGCCCGCGTGACCGTCGACGAGAAGCGCATGATCAACGCGCGTGCCGACGTGAACCAGATCCTGCCGCTCAAGTACAAATGGGCCTGGGAGAAATATCTCGCCGGCTGCAACAACCACTGGATGCCGACGGAGGTTTCCATGCAGGCCGACATCGCGCTCTGGAAGGCGCGAGACGGCCTGACCGAGGACGAACGGCGCATGGTGAAGCGCAATCTCGGCTTCTTCGCCGCGTCCGAAAGCCTTGTCGCCAACAACATCGTGCTGGCGATCTATCGCCACCTGACCAACCCCGAGTGCCGGCAATATCTGCTGCGTCAGGCGTTCGAGGAGGCGGTGCACACCCACACCTTCCAGTACATCGTCGAAAGCTTGGGCCTCGACGAGGGCGAACTGTTCAACATGTACCGGGAGGTGCCCTCCATCACCGACAAGGCGGCGTGGGCGCTGAATTACACCCGGCATCTCGACGATCCGGCCTTCAAGACAGGAACGCCGGACGCCGACCAGGACTTCCTGCGTGATCTGGTGGCGTTCTATGTCGTTTTCGAGGGGATGTGGTTCTATACCGGCTTCGCGCAGATCCTGTCGCTTGGCCGGCGCAACAAGATGGTCGGCATCGCCGAGCAGTACCAGTACATCCTGCGCGATGAATCGATTCACCTGAATTTCGGCATCGACGTCATCAACCAGATCAAGGCGGAGAATCCGCACCTCTGGACCAGGACATTTCAGGACGAAATCCGCGGCATGCTCAAAGACGCGGCGGACCTTGAGGCGGCCTATGGGCGCGATACCATGCCGAGGGGGTTCCTCGGTCTCAATGCGGCGTCCTGCGAGGACTATATGCACTTCATCGCCAACCGCCGATGCGCCCAGCTCGGCCTTTCGCCGGTGTTCGCCGAGGCCGGCAACCCGTTCCCCTGGATGAGCGAGGCGATGGACCTGAAGAAGGAGAAGAACTTCTTCGAGACGCGCGTCATCGAGTATCAGAGCGGCGGAGCGCTCGCCTGGGATTGA